In Eriocheir sinensis breed Jianghai 21 chromosome 23, ASM2467909v1, whole genome shotgun sequence, a single window of DNA contains:
- the LOC127002571 gene encoding uncharacterized protein LOC127002571, translating into MPQTRQQAEAEQPLPQQEPPMDTLQLIKFLEDRRREDEDRRRQDEDRRRQDEDRRRAEEAERRRVEDAQRREEFRELLTALTGQQLSSTQPSERDTPPRPAQPTKAVIHPPPPLLSDVNFQAFREWHRKWTDYATMIDLSTLSPPKQHIQLRMCLSSDVLHTLEYRLQVPCDNTKPVTEVLDALEAHIKSKTNEAIRRRDLFSCKQAAGETFDDFYVRVKSLAEAVDICKSGDNGCEETQLKQVLLMGVRDTELVQELIGTIPTHSLDDVVKQCYAFEAARNTASAIASPSPAVRATSQYKRDKKLKQRKARSPTPTKEACHSCNKSHVKGKCPAADSMCHNCGKKGHWARTSRCPAKNASCGKCGITGHYDQHCRKSKASGSEKTKERREQGSTESNNRSSVRRVHSTSRAPPMPPPTISVTVTHHKGSGVLSMLPDTGADVTVIGPEHLRSLGLSISDLQPSPTDPKYTADGSPMAPALGSLQVEISVKQKTTTVWMDVHEGTPNPLLSCHACRELALIPERFPQPIAKVTHANVCTSNGAQSTLPLPFTNVTSPAEARAYFVKEYSDVLVSKADLHGSQLRPMTGPPMRIHLREDATPFAIHTPRQIPLAFRETVKTELESMVARGIITPTGDEPSPWCHPLVAVAKPSGGVRITTDLSKLNSQVSRPAHPSPTPFAAVRSIDPKARYFTTIDALCGYWQLELAEQDQPLTTFITPYGRYKYLRGPMGFAATGDAFCLRGDMALQGVPNCVKVVDDVLVYGEDYLQHLHHVNTVLARCRASGITLNAEKFILAAPAVKFCGFVLSANGIDADPEKVRAITDFPTPANITDLRSFMGLVNQLTEFTPEISAAAQPLRPLMSPRRAFVWTVDHEEAFQRVKAALSTPPQLAMFDPQLPTTLQTDASRMNGIGYALLQDHGGGKFRLIQCGSRFLTDAETRYATIELEMLAAVWAMQKCSFYLKGLHHFEHVTNHRPLIPILNNYTLDAVENPRLQRLKEKLSPYIFTARWRAGKTLCIADALSRHPVSHPSSDDDMLSDISVKAAVTLRAIQTLAEPNTQATTDDRRMEELQQAARDDEAYTRLLDCVRNGFPSHRYDLHPSLLPYWKLRDELYCDGDLVLYGPRVVVPATLRRSVLARLHDSHRGAEATKRRAQQTVFWPGINSDITNVVRACDACQTMLPSQQKEPYLNDDRPTRPFESVSADHFTVAGKAFLVIADRLSGWPAVAPCGRDTTAAATIRQFRCYFRDVGVPVRLRTDGGPQFTSREFTEFLARWGVKHVVTSPYHPQSNGHAEAAVKSIKHLITKVAPSGNIDCEPFDRGLLEIRNTPNHTGRSPAQILYGRPLRTCVPAHPESFKQEWQAKSEECDRRAAQRAEDTTSRYNQHARPLPALQISQQVRIQDHTSKRWDKVGKVMGRDRSRQYQILLPSGRILWRNRRHLRPAVIAAEDLTPAVEDHPEAPTPRRSRRLNKDEAIPADEGDVAQDRTMS; encoded by the coding sequence ATGCCACAGACACGGCAGCAAGCCGAAGCGGAGCAGCCACTACCACAGCAAGAACCGCCCATGGACACTCTGCAGCTCATCAAGTTCCTCGAAGACAGGCGGCGCGAAGACGAGGACAGGCGGCGCCAAGACGAGGACAGGCGGCGCCAAGACGAGGACAGGCGACGGGCAGAGGAGGCGGAACGACGTCGAGTTGAAGATGCACAGCGAAGGGAAGAATTTCGTGAGCTTCTGACCGCCCTCACGGGCCAGCAGCTGTCGTCGACACAGCCTTCGGAGCGAGacactccgccccgccccgcccagccaaCCAAGGCCGTTATACATCCTCCGCCACCCTTACTCTCAGACGTTAACTTTCAGGCGTTTCGGGAGTGGCACAGGAAATGGACGGATTACGCAACCATGATCGACCTGTCAACTCTCTCCCCACCGAAGCAGCATATCCAGCTACGGATGTGTCTCTCCTCGGATGTGCTGCATACACTGGAATACCGCCTCCAAGTCCCTTGCGACAACACCAAGCCCGTCACTGAGGTGTTGGACGCCCTAGAAGCCCACATCAAGAGCAAGACGAACGAGGCCATACGTCGCAGGGACCTGTTCAGCTGCAAGCAGGCGGCGGGAGAGACATTTGACGACTTCTATGTCCGCGTCAAGAGCCTCGCTGAAGCCGTGGACATATGCAAGTCAGGCGACAACGGATGCGAGGAGACTCAGTTAAAACAAGTACTGCTAATGGGTGTGCGCGATACGGAGTTAGTTCAAGAACTCATCGGCACCATCCCTACGCACTCCCTTGACGACGTGGTGAAGCAGTGCTACGCATTTGAGGCAGCCAGAAATACGGCGTCTGCTATAGCTTCACCCTCACCTGCTGTACGCGCAACGTCTCAGTACAAGCGAGACAAGAAGCTGAAGCAGAGGAAGGCAAGGTCACCTACGCCTACCAAGGAAGCCTGCCACAGTTGCAACAAGTCTCATGTCAAAGGAAAATGCCCAGCTGCGGACTCAATGTGCCACAATTGCGGTAAGAAAGGGCATTGGGCACGCACATCGCGGTGCCCAGCCAAGAACGCTTCCTGTGGCAAATGCGGAATCACGGGGCATTACGACCAGCATTGCCGGAAATCCAAAGCATCAGGGagtgagaagacgaaggagaggcgAGAGCAAGGATCTACGGAGTCGAACAACCGCAGCAGTGTGAGGCGCGTTCACTCCACATCTCGTGCCCCGCCCATGCCCCCTCCTACCATCTCTGTCACTGTCACCCACCACAAAGGATCGGGCGTTCTGTCCATGCTGCCGGACACGGGCGCCGATGTGACAGTAATCGGACCCGAGCATCTTCGAAGCCTCGGATTGTCCATCAGTGACCTTCAGCCATCACCCACCGACCCAAAGTACACAGCCGACGGGTCGCCCATGGCGCCTGCCCTTGGCTCGTTGCAAGTGGAGATCAGTGTGAAGCAGAAGACGACGACCGTGTGGATGGACGTACACGAGGGCACACCGAACCCACTTCTGTCATGCCACGCCTGCCGGGAGCTAGCACTGATTCCTGAACGCTTCCCGCAGCCAATCGCCAAGGTCACGCATGCGAACGTGTGCACGTCCAACGGAGCACAGAGCACACTACCACTTCCCTTCACTAACGTCACATCGCCTGCAGAAGCCAGGGCGTATTTTGTGAAGGAATACAGTGACGTGCTGGTGTCCAAGGCAGACCTTCACGGCTCACAACTTCGACCGATGACAGGGCCGCCGATGAGAATCCATCTCCGGGAGGACGCGACGCCGTTTGCCATCCACACGCCTCGGCAGATCCCGCTGGCCTTCCGTGAAACGGTGAAGACTGAACTGGAGTCAATGGTAGCACGGGGAATCATCACCCCTACAGGAGACGAACCTTCACCCTGGTGCCATCCACTCGTTGCAGTAGCTAAGCCCAGCGGAGGTGTGCGCATAACCACGGACTTGTCGAAACTCAACAGTCAAGTTTCACGTCCCGCACACCCGTCGCCCACACCCTTTGCAGCCGTTCGGAGCATCGACCCTAAGGCCAGGTACTTCACCACCATCGATGCGCTCTGCGGATATTGGCAGCTTGAGCTGGCTGAACAAGACCAGCCACTCACAACATTTATCACACCCTACGGCCGGTACAAGTACCTACGCGGACCTATGGGGTTTGCTGCTACAGGCGACGCCTTTTGCCTCCGTGGAGACATGGCACTGCAAGGAGTCCCAAACTGCGTCAAGGTAGTGGACGACGTGCTGGTATACGGTGAGGATTATCTACAACATCTTCACCATGTCAACACCGTCCTCGCCAGGTGCCGAGCAAGTGGCATTACGCTCAATGCTGAGAAGTTCATCTTAGCAGCGCCTGCGGTGAAGTTCTGTGGCTTCGTACTGTCCGCCAACGGAATCGACGCAGACCCTGAGAAAGTACGGGCCATCACAGACTTCCCTACACCAGCCAACATTACTGACCTGAGGTCATTTATGGGTCTTGTCAACCAGCTGACTGAGTTTACTCCAGAGATCTCCGCAGCGGCCCAACCTCTACGGCCTCTCATGAGCCCGCGACGTGCATTCGTGTGGACTGTCGACCACGAGGAAGCCTTCCAGAGGGTCAAGGCAGCCTTATCGACCCCACCACAGTTGGCAATGTTCGACCCCCAGCTACCCACCACTCTGCAGACCGACGCCTCACGGATGAATGGCATCGGGTACGCTCTGCTGCAGGATCACGGAGGAGGCAAGTTCCGGCTCATTCAGTGCGGCTCTCGCTTCCTTACTGACGCGGAGACCCGCTACGCCACGATCGAGCTCGAGATGTTGGCAGCAGTCTGGGCAATGCAGAAGTGCAGCTTCTATCTGAAAGGGCTGCACCACTTCGAACATGTGACCAACCACCGCCCGCTCATACCAATTCTGAACAACTACACCCTTGACGCTGTTGAAAATCCTCGACTCCAGCGTCTCAAGGAGAAGCTGTCGCCGTACATCTTCACAGCACGGTGGCGTGCGGGAAAGACTCTATGTATCGCCGATGCACTCTCCCgtcatccagtcagccacccCAGCAGCGACGACGACATGCTCTCCGACATCTCTGTCAAGGCCGCGGTTACGCTCCGAGCTATCCAGACACTCGCCGAGCCCAACACACAGGCCACGACAGACGACAGGAGGATGGAAGAACTGCAGCAGGCCGCACGTGACGACGAGGCGTACACCAGGCTGCTCGACTGCGTACGAAATGGGTTCCCAAGCCATCGGTACGATCTCCATCCCTCACTCCTGCCGTATTGGAAACTACGCGACGAGCTGTACTGCGACGGTGACCTTGTGCTCTATGGCCCGCGCGTCGTGGTCCCCGCCACCCTGCGCCGCTCCGTGTTGGCCCGCTTGCACGACAGTCACCGTGGAGCCGAAGCCACCAAACGCCGGGCGCAGCAGACGGTGTTCTGGCCCGGAATAAATTCAGACATTACCAACGTCGTCCGCGCCTGTGATGCCTGCCAGACGATGTTGCCGAGCCAGCAGAAGGAGCCCTACCTCAACGATGACCGCCCCACACGCCCATTCGAGTCCGTGTCGGCAGACCACTTCACCGTGGCTGGAAAGGCGTTCCTTGTCATCGCAGACCGTCTGTCGGGTTGGCCTGCTGTCGCCCCCTGTGGCAGGGATACTACAGCCGCCGCCACCATCCGCCAGTTCCGGTGCTATTTCCGGGATGTGGGAGTCCCCGTGCGTTTACGTACCGACGGAGGACCCCAGTTCACCAGTCGGGAATTCACCGAGTTCCTGGCGCGTTGGGGAGTGAAGCACGTGGTAACGTCACCCTATCACCCGCAGTCAAACGGACACGCTGAGGCAGCCGTGAAGTCAATCAAGCACCTCATCACGAAAGTCGCTCCTTCAGGCAACATCGACTGCGAGCCGTTCGACAGGGGTTTGCTCGAAATACGCAACACCCCGAATCACACTGGACGCTCCCCAGCCCAGATTTTGTACGGCCGTCCCCTCCGCACGTGCGTGCCAGCCCACCCCGAGTCATTCAAGCAGGAGTGGCAGGCCAAGTCGGAGGAGTGCGACCGCCGTGCAGCACAGCGAGCAGAGGACACCACGTCTCGCTACAACCAGCACGCCCGCCCCCTGCCTGCCCTGCAGATCTCGCAGCAGGTCCGCATTCAGGACCACACGTCCAAACGTTGGGACAAGGTGGGCAAGGTGATGGGCCGTGACAGGTCACGGCAGTACCAGATCCTGCTACCGAGCGGCCGTATTCTGTGGCGGAACCGGCGCCACCTCCGCCCAGCTGTCATCGCCGCCGAGGACCTCACACCTGCCGTCGAAGACCACCCAGAAGCACCTACTCCTCGCCGCTCCCGCCGCCTGAACAAGGATGAGGCAATACCAGCAGACGAGGGAGACGTAGCTCAAGACAGAACTATGagctaa